One region of Sphingomonas abietis genomic DNA includes:
- the pdhA gene encoding pyruvate dehydrogenase (acetyl-transferring) E1 component subunit alpha — translation MARASTKTTGAAAPKADPIPNRERPGEPDRYKATKEELLEFYRQMTLIRRFEERAGQLYGLGLIGGFCHLYIGQEAVAVGLQSALDNEKDSVITGYRDHGHMLAYGIDPKVIMAELTGRQAGISKGKGGSMHMFSVEHKFYGGHGIVGAQVSLGTGLAFKHKYADDGGVCLAYFGDGAANQGQVYESMNMAELWKLPIIFVIENNGYAMGTAVNRSSSEDQLYRRGESFRVPGMQVDGMDVLAVRGAIEEALKWVRAGKGPIVMELKTYRYRGHSMSDPAKYRTREEVQAMKDSSDCIDAVKRELEALGVSEEDLKKTDKDIRQKVAEAADFAEQSPEPDPKELYTDVLVGTY, via the coding sequence TTGGCGAGAGCATCTACGAAGACGACCGGGGCCGCAGCGCCCAAGGCCGACCCGATTCCCAATCGCGAGCGCCCGGGCGAGCCCGATCGCTACAAGGCGACCAAGGAAGAACTCCTCGAATTCTACCGCCAGATGACGCTGATCCGCCGCTTCGAAGAGCGCGCCGGGCAGCTCTATGGCCTCGGCCTGATCGGCGGCTTCTGCCATCTCTATATCGGCCAGGAGGCGGTCGCCGTTGGCTTGCAGTCGGCTCTCGATAACGAGAAAGACAGCGTTATCACCGGCTATCGCGACCATGGCCACATGCTCGCCTACGGCATCGATCCCAAGGTCATCATGGCCGAGCTGACGGGGCGCCAGGCCGGCATCTCGAAGGGCAAGGGCGGCTCGATGCACATGTTCAGCGTCGAGCATAAATTCTACGGCGGCCACGGCATCGTCGGCGCGCAGGTCAGCCTCGGCACCGGCCTCGCCTTCAAGCATAAATATGCCGACGATGGCGGTGTCTGCCTCGCCTATTTCGGCGACGGCGCGGCCAACCAGGGCCAGGTCTATGAGAGCATGAACATGGCGGAGCTGTGGAAGCTCCCGATCATCTTCGTGATCGAGAATAACGGCTACGCCATGGGCACCGCGGTCAACCGCTCGTCGTCCGAGGATCAGCTCTATCGCCGCGGCGAGAGCTTCCGCGTGCCGGGCATGCAGGTCGACGGCATGGACGTGCTGGCGGTGCGCGGCGCCATCGAGGAGGCGCTCAAGTGGGTGCGCGCGGGCAAGGGCCCGATCGTGATGGAGCTCAAGACCTATCGCTATCGCGGCCACTCGATGTCCGATCCGGCCAAGTACCGGACGCGCGAGGAGGTGCAGGCGATGAAGGATTCGTCCGACTGCATCGACGCGGTGAAGCGCGAGCTGGAAGCGCTCGGCGTGTCCGAGGAAGACCTCAAGAAGACCGACAAGGATATCCGCCAGAAGGTCGCGGAGGCGGCCGACTTCGCCGAGCAGTCGCCGGAGCCCGATCCGAAGGAACTCTATACCGACGTGCTGGTGGGGACGTACTGA
- a CDS encoding FtsB family cell division protein — protein MRRGRPFSIIRAAIAPALALLVIGNFAGYAIAGPNGLMALGDYKAQLAQRQAQLKAVEAQRAALAHKVSLLDARHVDPDMADELVRRDMGLARPDEVIIQAP, from the coding sequence ATGCGTAGGGGGCGTCCTTTCTCGATCATTCGTGCCGCGATCGCGCCGGCTCTGGCGTTGCTCGTGATCGGCAATTTCGCGGGCTACGCCATTGCCGGGCCGAACGGCCTGATGGCGCTCGGCGACTATAAGGCGCAGCTGGCCCAGCGTCAGGCGCAGCTCAAGGCCGTCGAGGCTCAGCGCGCCGCGCTGGCCCACAAGGTATCGCTGCTCGACGCCCGCCATGTCGATCCCGACATGGCCGATGAGCTGGTGCGTCGTGACATGGGCCTCGCCCGTCCGGACGAAGTGATCATCCAGGCGCCTTGA
- the eno gene encoding phosphopyruvate hydratase: MTAIIDIHAREILDSRGNPTVEVDVTLEDGSFGRAAVPSGASTGAHEAVEKRDGDKSRYSGKGVLKAVKAVNEKIAKALVDYEAEDQAEIDAAMIALDGTENKSKLGANAILGVSLAVAKAAADSRGLPLYRYVGGVSAHVLPVPMMNIINGGEHADNPIDFQEFMIVPHGADTIAEAVRWGSEIFHTLKKGLSEAGLSTGIGDEGGFAPNIGSTNEAIEFILKSIEKAGYKPGEQVALALDCAATEFYKGGNYVISGEGKTLSSLEMVDYLADLAARYPIWSIEDGMGEDDWEGWKALTDKIGDKVQLVGDDLFVTNPKRLARGISEGIANSLLVKVNQIGSLTETLEAVNMAQRARYTAVMSHRSGETEDATIADLAVATNCGQIKTGSLARSDRLAKYNQLIRIEEELGSTARYAGRSAFATKVG; encoded by the coding sequence ATGACCGCCATCATCGACATCCATGCGCGCGAAATTCTCGATAGCCGCGGCAATCCGACGGTAGAAGTCGACGTCACGCTGGAGGATGGCAGCTTCGGCCGTGCCGCCGTGCCCTCCGGCGCCTCGACCGGCGCGCACGAAGCCGTCGAGAAGCGCGACGGCGACAAGTCCCGCTACAGCGGCAAGGGCGTGCTCAAGGCGGTGAAGGCCGTCAACGAGAAGATCGCCAAGGCGCTGGTCGATTACGAAGCCGAGGACCAGGCCGAGATCGACGCCGCGATGATCGCGCTCGACGGCACCGAGAACAAGTCCAAGCTCGGCGCCAACGCCATCTTGGGCGTCAGCCTCGCGGTCGCCAAGGCCGCCGCCGACAGCCGCGGCCTGCCGCTCTATCGCTATGTCGGCGGTGTTTCGGCGCATGTCCTGCCGGTGCCGATGATGAACATCATCAATGGCGGCGAGCATGCCGACAACCCGATCGACTTCCAGGAGTTCATGATCGTCCCCCACGGCGCCGACACCATCGCCGAGGCGGTGCGCTGGGGCTCGGAGATCTTCCACACGCTGAAGAAGGGGCTGTCCGAGGCGGGGCTCAGCACCGGCATCGGCGACGAGGGCGGCTTCGCGCCCAATATCGGTTCGACCAACGAGGCGATCGAGTTCATCCTCAAGTCGATCGAGAAGGCCGGCTACAAGCCCGGCGAGCAGGTCGCACTGGCGCTCGATTGCGCCGCCACCGAATTCTACAAGGGCGGCAATTACGTGATCTCGGGCGAGGGCAAGACGCTCTCCTCGCTGGAGATGGTCGATTATCTCGCCGATCTCGCCGCGCGCTACCCGATCTGGTCGATCGAGGACGGCATGGGCGAGGATGATTGGGAGGGCTGGAAGGCGCTGACCGACAAGATCGGCGACAAGGTCCAGCTCGTCGGCGACGATCTGTTCGTCACCAACCCCAAGCGCCTCGCGCGCGGCATCAGCGAGGGCATCGCCAACTCGCTGCTGGTCAAGGTCAACCAGATCGGCTCGCTGACCGAGACGCTGGAAGCGGTGAACATGGCGCAGCGTGCGCGCTACACCGCCGTGATGTCGCATCGCTCGGGCGAGACCGAGGATGCCACCATCGCCGATCTCGCGGTCGCCACCAACTGCGGCCAGATCAAGACCGGCTCGCTCGCCCGGTCGGACCGGCTCGCCAAGTACAACCAACTGATCCGCATCGAGGAAGAGCTCGGCTCGACGGCGCGCTACGCAGGACGGTCTGCATTTGCGACGAAAGTGGGTTGA